TCGCGCCGTGCTGGACCGGTGGCTGCTCTGGCGGCTGTACCGCGATTTCCAGGCCATCCGCTTTCTGTCGCTGCTGGCCGTGCTCATCAGGCAGCACGGCGGGGCTGATACGCGCTTGCGCCGCGCGCTGTCCGTGCAGGCTCGCGACGCCTCGCCCTGGCTGCTCTCGCACCTGCAGGACATGCTGAGCCGCATCGACGGGGGCGCCAGCGGCGCGGAAATCTTTGGCACCGGACTGCTGGATTCCCAGACGTGGTGGTACATGGCGGACCTGATGGACGCGCTCGGGGTCGAGCCAGGCCTGGCGCGCGTGCGCCAGCGCGTCGAGGTCCGCCTGCTGGCGCGTGTGCGGCGCCAGGCGATCGTGCTGCGCTGGTCCTTGCTGATCGTGTCCTTGTCCACGGTGCTGGGCGTCACGCTGTGGCATTACGCAGTAATAGACGAGCTGCGCCAGGCGCTGACAAATTTCTATGCCAGCCAGTAGGGGACCGCAGGTTGGCGGCAACGGCGCGGTTCGCCGCGCACTTTAATCAATGAGGATATTCATGAAAGCACTCAGTCTGTCTCGATCCTTTGGTGGGAATCAGCGCGGGTTTTCGTTAATGGAGGTGTCCATCGTCACGGCCATCGTCCTGCTTATCGCCATCGTCGGCATCCCCGCCATCGGCGGTTACATCATCGAGAACAAGGTACCCAAGGTGGGCGAAGAACTGCAGCGGTTCATCGCCAGCATGAAGATCAACGCACAAGGCGGCGGCGTGACGCCTTACACGGGACTGGACACCGCCGCGCTGGCCAACGCGCTGCGCGACTCCTCGGTGCTCTCGGTGCAGGGCACGGGCGCCGCGGCAAGCGTGGCCCATGGGCTGGGCGGTTCCGGCACCGGTGGCAGCGGCGTGGTCCAGGTCGAAGCCGCATCCGTCGACGGTGCGGGCATGGGCTCCGCATTCACGCTGACCCTCACCAGTGTCAGCCACGCAGCCTGCCCGGCCCTCGCGTCCGTCCTGCAGCGGGTGTCGGAAATCATCTCCATCAGCGGCAGCAGCGGCGCCAAGGTCGTCAAGGATTCGATCACGAACCCCGCGACCCCGTACCGCGCCGCGCAGGCCCAGGCGCAGTGCAGCCAGGGCGACGTGAACACTTTCGTTTTCACCGCCAGATGACCGCGATCCTCAGCAACCGGAGCGTCCGGGCTTACCATCGTCGTCCACCCGCTGTCCGTCTGCGGCATGCCGGCTTTTCGCTCATCGGAATGGCCCTGGCGTTGGCCATCACCACTGCCGTTGCCATCTGGGCGTCCAACGAAGTCGTCCACGCCATCGAGGCGTCCGCGGCCCGCGCATCGGGCGTTTGGCTGACGCAGATCCGACTGGCGGTGACGGATGTGCTGTCCCGGCATTCGGAGGCGCTGACCAAGGGGGATCCTCCTCGGGACAGCCAGGGACAGCCGCTGTTCGGCGATGCCCTGCGGCCCACGCTTTCCGAGCTTCGCGTTCAGGGCCACCTGCCAGCGGACTTTCCCGACCGGTCGGCACTGGGGTTTGGCGCGGTCATTCGGCTCCTGCGTAGCCAGACCTGTCCCGACGAGCCTTGCCGGATCGACGGCGTCGTCGC
The DNA window shown above is from Achromobacter spanius and carries:
- a CDS encoding type 4 pilus major pilin, coding for MKALSLSRSFGGNQRGFSLMEVSIVTAIVLLIAIVGIPAIGGYIIENKVPKVGEELQRFIASMKINAQGGGVTPYTGLDTAALANALRDSSVLSVQGTGAAASVAHGLGGSGTGGSGVVQVEAASVDGAGMGSAFTLTLTSVSHAACPALASVLQRVSEIISISGSSGAKVVKDSITNPATPYRAAQAQAQCSQGDVNTFVFTAR